A part of Paenarthrobacter sp. A20 genomic DNA contains:
- a CDS encoding alpha-L-fucosidase — translation MDLKYGASREKPREDAAMQRFRSHRVGQFIHWGLYSLPAGRWEGKDVEFAAEFLPRVAKIPQQRWEALAKDFTLADFDAERWADTAVALGARYMTITTKHHDGFCLWPSAHTDFHMGNTPSGRDVLGELVAAYEARGIDVNFYYSVLDWRHPDWRFTLEDDADSLAFARYLDFAMKQLEELAERYPSVKGFWFDGTWDESVKANGWWTWEVERMLKERIPGVVVNSRLRADDFGARHVDSNGALMGDYESGYERRLPEPWDHGVAERDWEACMTIPQASWGYHQGPWAQATLKHPWDVVDMIAHCTSLGGNFLLNFGPRGDGSMAPAEVGIATKVGEWLSVNGEAIYGCGFAEGWDYPGWGYFTRSATGDVYAVVTRAPVSGRIRLQLPAGMALAGVRLLGSGEHPFKRLADSLFEMVIAGDASTGPLVFALETSALARPSSEKEPNPDVLD, via the coding sequence ATGGACCTCAAGTACGGCGCGTCCCGCGAAAAACCCCGTGAGGATGCTGCAATGCAGCGGTTCCGGAGCCACCGGGTGGGGCAGTTCATCCACTGGGGCCTCTACTCGCTGCCGGCTGGCCGATGGGAGGGCAAGGACGTGGAGTTCGCGGCCGAGTTCCTGCCGCGCGTCGCGAAAATTCCGCAGCAGCGCTGGGAAGCGCTGGCGAAGGACTTCACCCTGGCTGACTTCGACGCCGAACGGTGGGCGGACACGGCGGTGGCCCTCGGTGCCCGCTACATGACCATCACCACCAAACATCATGACGGCTTTTGCTTGTGGCCGAGCGCCCACACGGACTTCCACATGGGCAATACGCCATCGGGCAGGGATGTCCTGGGCGAACTCGTCGCGGCGTACGAGGCCCGGGGAATCGACGTCAACTTCTACTACTCAGTGCTGGACTGGCGGCACCCGGACTGGCGTTTCACGCTGGAGGACGACGCCGACAGCCTGGCTTTCGCCCGCTACCTCGACTTTGCGATGAAGCAGTTGGAGGAACTCGCCGAGCGGTATCCGTCGGTCAAGGGATTCTGGTTCGACGGCACCTGGGACGAGTCCGTGAAAGCCAACGGGTGGTGGACCTGGGAAGTCGAGCGGATGCTGAAGGAACGGATTCCCGGCGTGGTGGTCAACAGCAGGCTCCGGGCCGACGACTTCGGCGCACGGCACGTCGATTCCAACGGAGCACTCATGGGTGATTACGAAAGCGGCTACGAACGCAGATTGCCGGAGCCATGGGACCACGGCGTGGCTGAGCGGGATTGGGAAGCGTGCATGACCATTCCGCAGGCCAGTTGGGGGTATCACCAGGGACCATGGGCCCAGGCAACTCTGAAGCACCCGTGGGATGTGGTGGACATGATCGCCCACTGCACGTCCCTTGGCGGCAATTTCCTGCTGAACTTCGGACCCCGTGGAGACGGTTCCATGGCACCGGCCGAGGTGGGGATCGCCACGAAAGTGGGGGAGTGGCTTTCCGTCAACGGGGAAGCCATCTACGGGTGCGGCTTCGCCGAGGGCTGGGACTATCCGGGGTGGGGCTACTTCACCCGTTCTGCCACGGGCGACGTCTACGCCGTAGTGACCCGGGCGCCGGTATCGGGGCGGATCCGGCTGCAGTTGCCGGCCGGAATGGCGCTCGCCGGCGTGCGGTTGCTGGGATCCGGTGAGCATCCGTTCAAGCGGCTCGCGGACTCGCTG
- a CDS encoding DUF2264 domain-containing protein — protein sequence MTQSLPNLPWLPETNKDQSPFTGWTRSHWEATADHWLEHIRQYSSPLKASPRLPGPVTRDGERREGMETIGRSLLMAAPRIAGACGQDRLGLAAWYREALLAGTDPGGEERWPLGVTCKSPLLGVTNSIVEAANIAFSLYIAREWLWEPLSAGEKKQVADWLRHHARLEVWGNNWQLFPAMAEGFLRSVGEDVSGCIGARNVARVESWYVGDGWYTDGPEHAIDYYNAWAIHPYLWAWYKMTGREDTPEGRRHLDRLREFVGTQSLMFAKDGAVLHVGRSLAYRTAVLAALWCAEISGVNPLTPGATRRLASGVLANFTAKGVGVDGPPNLGWYDEHLASCQAYSGFGSPYLAGIGFLGLALPPEHRVWQDVEEPQPTDGPAQLRSLPDAGWTLTTHGGLVRLTNHGSDHCGLPVGGGTDPDDPHYAKFSYSTHTAPGTGAAWEDNVDGHLALLGSDGVASRRCALRATRTDGLVSGSVHIPQLYGKTLTGTAVTTVSAVNGIHELRCHLVRGPVEYSVREGGHAVAGAQPVQAGRSEDTAWVSNGDVFAAITAIHGWQDPDTTRYAGANAMGEHSAVPVLGAQRTSGETVHIALHTLTRDEAPAPETLKAAAAVVVSGTEVSVTWASGTSQTFDLRTFVPWDGQVGK from the coding sequence GTGACACAGTCCCTGCCCAACTTGCCGTGGCTACCCGAAACCAACAAAGACCAGTCCCCATTCACGGGCTGGACCCGCAGCCACTGGGAGGCCACGGCTGACCACTGGCTGGAACACATCCGCCAATATTCCAGCCCGTTGAAGGCGAGCCCACGCCTCCCTGGCCCGGTGACCCGCGACGGCGAGCGCCGGGAAGGCATGGAAACCATCGGGCGGAGCCTGTTGATGGCTGCGCCGCGGATTGCCGGTGCATGTGGCCAGGATCGGCTGGGTTTGGCGGCCTGGTACCGGGAGGCGCTGCTTGCCGGCACTGATCCGGGGGGAGAGGAACGCTGGCCGTTGGGGGTCACCTGCAAGTCTCCTTTGCTGGGGGTGACCAACTCGATCGTGGAAGCGGCGAACATCGCCTTCTCGCTCTACATTGCCCGAGAGTGGCTGTGGGAGCCCTTGTCGGCGGGGGAGAAGAAGCAGGTTGCGGATTGGTTGCGGCACCATGCCCGGCTTGAGGTGTGGGGCAACAACTGGCAGCTGTTCCCCGCAATGGCTGAGGGTTTCCTGCGTTCGGTGGGTGAGGACGTGTCGGGCTGCATTGGGGCGCGGAACGTGGCACGGGTGGAGTCCTGGTATGTGGGTGATGGCTGGTACACGGATGGGCCGGAACACGCGATCGACTACTACAACGCGTGGGCCATTCACCCGTATCTGTGGGCTTGGTACAAGATGACCGGCCGGGAGGACACCCCTGAGGGCCGCCGTCACCTGGACCGTTTGCGGGAGTTCGTGGGCACGCAGAGCCTCATGTTCGCCAAGGATGGAGCGGTGCTGCACGTCGGGCGATCCCTGGCGTACCGCACGGCTGTCCTGGCTGCGCTGTGGTGTGCGGAAATCTCGGGCGTGAACCCGCTGACCCCGGGCGCAACCCGACGTTTGGCGTCCGGTGTGCTGGCGAACTTCACCGCCAAGGGCGTAGGGGTGGATGGGCCGCCGAACCTTGGCTGGTACGACGAGCACCTGGCATCCTGCCAGGCGTACAGCGGTTTCGGCTCGCCGTACTTGGCGGGCATCGGCTTCCTTGGCTTGGCCCTCCCGCCGGAGCACCGGGTGTGGCAGGACGTGGAAGAGCCGCAGCCCACGGACGGTCCGGCTCAGCTGCGGTCCTTGCCCGATGCCGGCTGGACGTTGACCACCCACGGCGGCTTGGTGCGTCTGACCAATCACGGCAGCGATCACTGCGGCTTGCCAGTGGGAGGCGGCACGGACCCCGACGATCCGCATTACGCCAAGTTCTCCTATTCCACGCACACGGCCCCGGGCACGGGTGCTGCGTGGGAGGACAATGTGGACGGCCACCTTGCGTTGTTGGGGTCCGACGGCGTGGCGAGCCGGCGGTGTGCCCTCCGCGCCACCCGCACGGACGGACTCGTCAGCGGATCCGTGCACATTCCGCAGCTGTATGGAAAGACCTTGACCGGCACTGCCGTGACCACCGTCTCTGCAGTGAACGGGATTCATGAGCTTCGTTGCCACCTGGTCCGCGGACCGGTGGAGTATTCCGTCCGGGAAGGTGGTCATGCCGTCGCCGGAGCCCAACCCGTGCAAGCGGGCCGGTCCGAAGACACGGCATGGGTCAGCAACGGCGACGTGTTCGCGGCAATCACAGCTATCCACGGGTGGCAGGATCCGGACACCACCCGCTATGCGGGAGCCAACGCCATGGGCGAGCACTCAGCTGTACCGGTTCTGGGCGCGCAGCGCACCAGCGGGGAAACGGTCCACATCGCGCTCCACACCCTGACCCGGGACGAGGCTCCGGCCCCCGAAACGCTCAAGGCGGCTGCCGCCGTCGTGGTTTCCGGCACGGAAGTGTCAGTCACGTGGGCGAGCGGCACTTCGCAGACTTTTGACCTGCGGACGTTTGTGCCGTGGGACGGGCAGGTGGGAAAGTGA
- a CDS encoding extracellular solute-binding protein — translation MKSIQTSGPSRRNFLSVTGIGALALFSGGALVGCGQRTTTVASNASEALLPTHMPLKAAAADIAGTAEGVPAAFYKYPAPFRSVESPPLKGGKVTAITNLFGTAPNARADNPAWQAIEARLGGQVEITSVSSDDYATKFNTIIAGGELPDLMLNDGAAVPNIVEFLQAKCADLTPMLGGDKIKDYPNLAAIPEVFWKQTVQAGKLYSLPIPRNLTGGSGFVNQTLLENVGIKSTEDIKDKDDFYRVAKELTNPSKNQWALGSTKFGLTMLHHMFRTPNVWKNDGGKLTRAFETDEYMAAIEFAAKLYKDGLYVPGSEGWTKSQMVNSFISGKVAMIYDGLPAYIGPTGYGRSIPAANKANNAVPFIPVGHDGGKAQTWLDNITFATVMLKKADEAKLKEVLAVANFLAAPFGSEEYLLLNYGAEGADYTLDANGNPVVTERALLDNAVPWKYLAAPQQVVYDPSNKDIVDVMHNAYSKLIPLGVEDPCGTLFSPTNASKGAKLGQPVSDAATAVIAGRGTMDALKSAVADWKKNGGDTIRGEYESALAK, via the coding sequence ATGAAATCAATCCAGACTTCCGGCCCCAGCCGCCGGAACTTCCTTTCCGTCACGGGCATCGGCGCCCTGGCGTTGTTCAGCGGCGGGGCCTTGGTGGGCTGCGGCCAGCGAACCACCACTGTTGCCTCGAACGCCAGCGAAGCATTGCTCCCCACGCACATGCCCCTTAAGGCGGCCGCGGCGGACATCGCCGGCACGGCAGAAGGCGTGCCGGCGGCGTTCTACAAGTACCCCGCACCGTTCCGAAGCGTGGAGAGCCCACCGCTCAAGGGTGGCAAGGTCACCGCCATCACCAACCTGTTCGGCACGGCCCCCAACGCCCGGGCGGACAACCCCGCGTGGCAGGCCATCGAAGCACGCCTGGGCGGTCAGGTGGAGATCACCTCGGTGTCCTCGGATGACTACGCCACCAAGTTCAACACGATCATTGCCGGCGGCGAGCTGCCCGACCTCATGCTCAACGACGGCGCCGCCGTGCCCAACATCGTGGAGTTCCTCCAGGCCAAGTGCGCGGACCTGACGCCGATGCTGGGTGGCGACAAGATCAAGGATTACCCCAACCTGGCCGCCATCCCGGAGGTGTTCTGGAAGCAAACCGTCCAGGCCGGCAAGCTCTACTCGCTGCCCATCCCGCGCAACCTGACCGGTGGCTCCGGCTTCGTGAACCAGACCCTGTTGGAGAACGTGGGCATCAAGTCCACCGAGGACATCAAGGACAAGGACGATTTCTACCGGGTGGCCAAGGAGCTCACCAACCCGTCCAAGAACCAGTGGGCGTTGGGCAGTACCAAGTTCGGCCTGACGATGCTGCACCACATGTTCCGGACGCCGAACGTCTGGAAGAACGACGGCGGCAAACTCACCAGGGCGTTCGAAACGGACGAATACATGGCCGCGATCGAGTTCGCAGCCAAGCTCTACAAAGACGGCCTCTACGTGCCGGGCTCCGAGGGCTGGACCAAGTCGCAGATGGTGAACTCCTTCATCTCCGGCAAGGTGGCCATGATCTACGACGGCCTCCCCGCTTACATTGGCCCCACCGGCTACGGCCGCAGCATCCCCGCCGCCAACAAGGCCAACAACGCCGTGCCGTTCATCCCAGTAGGCCACGACGGCGGCAAGGCACAGACCTGGTTGGATAACATCACCTTCGCCACTGTCATGCTGAAGAAGGCCGACGAAGCCAAGCTCAAGGAAGTCCTGGCGGTTGCAAACTTCCTGGCGGCCCCGTTCGGCAGCGAAGAGTACCTGCTGCTCAACTACGGAGCAGAAGGAGCAGACTACACCCTGGATGCCAACGGCAATCCCGTGGTCACCGAGCGTGCTTTGCTGGACAACGCCGTGCCGTGGAAGTACCTCGCCGCGCCGCAGCAGGTTGTCTACGACCCCAGCAACAAGGACATCGTGGACGTCATGCACAACGCCTACTCAAAGCTCATTCCGCTGGGCGTCGAAGATCCGTGTGGCACGCTGTTCAGCCCCACGAACGCCAGCAAGGGCGCCAAGCTCGGACAGCCTGTGTCCGACGCCGCCACGGCAGTCATCGCCGGACGTGGCACCATGGACGCACTCAAGAGCGCCGTGGCGGACTGGAAGAAGAACGGCGGAGACACCATCCGCGGCGAATACGAATCGGCCTTGGCCAAGTAG
- a CDS encoding carbohydrate ABC transporter permease, which translates to MANPSSTLVAGLGRRPKNRPKTKDTRPVWMEKPKPAVQVSKAIALVVICFLALYPLLAVLATSLSSQSEIANNNGLVLFPKEPTFAAYQTIFAGGVVTDALIRSLVITTVGTALSLVVTVAMAYGLTRRDLVGGRFFLMTALFTMLFSPGIIPSFLMVKELGLLDSYAALVLPTLMSAFNLVVVRSFFMNLPQELFEAAKIDGAGDFRILVQMVLPLSRGVLAVVGLFYAVGYWNAFFNAMLYLNDDKWPLSMILRQYVLLGQPMGDSAVAEIAVPSQAIQMAVVVISLIPIVIVFPFLQRYFTKGVLTGAIKG; encoded by the coding sequence ATGGCAAATCCAAGTAGCACACTGGTGGCCGGCCTGGGCCGCCGCCCGAAAAACAGGCCGAAAACAAAGGACACCCGCCCCGTCTGGATGGAAAAGCCCAAGCCGGCCGTGCAAGTCTCCAAGGCCATCGCGCTGGTGGTCATTTGCTTCCTGGCCCTGTACCCCCTGCTTGCGGTCCTCGCCACGAGCCTGTCCAGCCAAAGCGAGATCGCCAACAACAACGGCCTGGTGCTCTTCCCCAAGGAGCCCACTTTCGCTGCGTACCAGACCATCTTCGCCGGTGGCGTTGTCACTGATGCGCTGATCCGGTCCCTGGTGATCACCACCGTGGGCACGGCCCTGTCACTGGTGGTCACGGTCGCGATGGCGTACGGACTGACCCGCCGGGACCTCGTGGGCGGCCGCTTCTTCCTCATGACGGCCCTGTTCACCATGCTCTTCAGCCCGGGCATCATTCCCAGCTTCCTCATGGTCAAGGAACTCGGATTGCTGGACAGCTACGCGGCCTTGGTCCTGCCCACCTTGATGAGTGCCTTCAACCTGGTGGTGGTGAGGTCCTTCTTCATGAACCTGCCGCAGGAGCTCTTCGAGGCGGCGAAGATCGACGGCGCCGGCGACTTCCGCATCCTGGTCCAGATGGTGTTGCCACTCTCACGTGGTGTGTTGGCGGTCGTCGGGCTCTTCTACGCCGTGGGGTACTGGAACGCATTCTTCAACGCCATGCTCTACCTGAACGACGACAAGTGGCCGCTGTCCATGATCCTGCGCCAATACGTCCTGCTGGGCCAGCCCATGGGCGACTCCGCAGTAGCCGAGATCGCGGTGCCGTCGCAAGCGATCCAGATGGCCGTCGTCGTGATTTCGCTGATCCCCATCGTGATCGTGTTCCCGTTCCTTCAGCGGTACTTCACCAAAGGCGTCCTCACCGGCGCCATCAAAGGCTAG
- a CDS encoding sugar ABC transporter permease — MSSNSQTLTPHVTPDVGGPAAVAEGRRRGRPPKEAARGQARKKSLTARIRRDKVMLLLIAPGFLYFVVFHYVPLAGNIIAFLDYKPYLGFMDSVWVGLDNFAAMFQDGAFWEALRNTLVITGLQLALFFPVPICLALLLNSIVSNKIRKFVQSVVYLPHFIGWVIIVAVFSEVLGATGAVPHLLENLGLPRFDAMTTPEFFPFLVTIQSIWKDAGWGTIIFLAALMNVDQELYEAAAVDGANARHRLWHITLPGIMPVIVLLLILNLGSILSVGFEQIVLQRDNVGPGAGEVLDTYVYFHGIQDGQWGPAAAVGLVKGIVGLILVLGANKLAHFFGQEGVYSNGKSK, encoded by the coding sequence ATGAGCAGCAACAGCCAGACACTCACGCCCCACGTGACGCCCGACGTCGGTGGGCCGGCTGCGGTGGCGGAAGGTCGCCGTCGGGGTCGACCACCAAAGGAAGCGGCCCGAGGGCAGGCCCGCAAGAAGAGCCTCACGGCAAGGATCCGACGCGACAAAGTGATGTTGCTCCTGATCGCCCCGGGCTTCTTGTACTTCGTGGTGTTCCACTACGTCCCGCTCGCCGGCAACATCATCGCGTTCCTGGACTACAAGCCGTATCTCGGCTTCATGGACAGCGTCTGGGTAGGCCTGGACAACTTCGCGGCCATGTTCCAGGACGGTGCATTCTGGGAGGCCCTCCGCAACACACTGGTGATCACGGGCCTCCAGCTGGCCCTCTTCTTCCCGGTTCCCATCTGCCTGGCCCTGCTGCTCAACAGCATCGTCTCCAACAAGATCCGGAAGTTCGTGCAGAGCGTTGTCTACCTGCCGCACTTCATCGGTTGGGTCATCATCGTGGCGGTCTTCTCCGAGGTCCTCGGCGCTACCGGGGCCGTTCCGCACCTGCTGGAAAACCTGGGCCTGCCGCGCTTCGATGCCATGACCACGCCGGAGTTCTTCCCCTTCCTGGTCACCATCCAGTCCATCTGGAAAGACGCCGGCTGGGGAACCATCATCTTCCTGGCCGCCCTCATGAACGTGGACCAGGAGCTCTACGAAGCCGCCGCCGTGGATGGGGCAAACGCCCGTCACCGGCTCTGGCACATCACGCTCCCGGGGATCATGCCGGTGATCGTCCTGCTGCTCATCCTCAACCTCGGCAGCATCCTGTCCGTCGGGTTCGAACAGATCGTCCTGCAGCGCGACAACGTGGGACCCGGTGCAGGCGAAGTGTTGGATACCTACGTCTACTTCCATGGCATTCAGGACGGGCAGTGGGGACCGGCCGCCGCCGTCGGACTCGTCAAGGGGATCGTCGGACTGATCCTGGTGCTCGGCGCCAACAAGCTCGCGCATTTCTTTGGACAGGAAGGTGTCTATTCCAATGGCAAATCCAAGTAG
- a CDS encoding hydroxyacid dehydrogenase, with translation MTTNLHQAGTIKAAFVMGRNTLRTLFSPEDLARLHGMVTLVDSEPIADFSAPGALELLADAELLITGWGAPTIDAFVVDQLPRLRCIVHAAGTVKTFLSPAVYERGIEVSSSAAANAVPVAEFTFAAIVMGLKRARRFSEQLRITGASRNTSGFPTIGTNGVTIGLVGASRVGRLVIGLLKNLDARVLVYDPYLTVVDASELGVETVGLDQLCAMSDVVSVHAPDIAETRGIIGAQQLALMKDGTLVINTARGALIDATALTAELVSGRLDAYLDVTDPEPLPASSVLHTLPNVVLTPHIAGAMGNEIHRLGSHAVMEIRRLSEGLPLAYPVLAADLARIA, from the coding sequence GTGACCACCAACCTCCACCAAGCCGGCACCATCAAGGCTGCGTTCGTGATGGGCCGCAACACCCTGCGCACCCTGTTCAGCCCCGAGGACCTGGCGCGACTCCACGGAATGGTCACCCTGGTGGACTCCGAGCCCATTGCGGACTTTTCCGCGCCGGGAGCTTTGGAGCTGCTGGCAGATGCGGAACTGCTCATCACAGGGTGGGGTGCACCCACCATTGACGCCTTCGTGGTGGACCAGCTGCCCAGGTTGCGGTGCATCGTCCATGCGGCGGGCACCGTCAAGACGTTCCTGTCCCCCGCGGTTTACGAGCGCGGGATAGAGGTGTCATCATCTGCTGCCGCCAACGCCGTGCCAGTGGCGGAGTTTACATTTGCCGCGATCGTCATGGGCCTCAAGCGGGCCCGCAGGTTCAGCGAACAATTGCGCATCACAGGGGCCTCGCGCAACACGTCCGGTTTCCCCACCATTGGAACCAACGGCGTGACCATCGGACTGGTGGGGGCCTCCCGCGTCGGCCGCCTAGTGATCGGGCTGCTCAAGAACCTCGATGCCCGGGTGCTGGTCTACGATCCTTACCTCACCGTCGTCGACGCCTCGGAACTTGGCGTTGAAACCGTCGGACTGGACCAGTTGTGCGCGATGTCCGATGTTGTGAGCGTCCACGCTCCGGACATCGCGGAAACGCGGGGCATCATCGGCGCGCAGCAACTCGCCCTCATGAAGGACGGAACGCTGGTCATCAATACGGCCCGCGGCGCCCTCATCGATGCCACCGCTCTGACCGCCGAGCTGGTTTCCGGACGGCTGGACGCGTATCTTGACGTCACAGATCCAGAGCCGCTCCCAGCCAGCTCCGTGCTGCACACACTGCCCAATGTGGTGCTGACACCCCACATTGCGGGGGCGATGGGCAACGAAATCCACCGTTTGGGCAGCCACGCCGTGATGGAAATCCGCCGATTGAGCGAGGGCTTGCCCTTGGCTTATCCGGTATTGGCCGCGGATCTTGCGAGAATCGCTTAG
- a CDS encoding LacI family DNA-binding transcriptional regulator, translating to MTEKSSPTDPIHARGGSGATIADVAQAAGVSVATVSRALSGNYPVAKATRERIFRSVADLGYVANAHARALAGATTRTVGIIINDVADPFFAYIARGVERQASAEGRMCLITATHGDKERELALVDLMREQRTDAVILVGGASDDPRYRKQMADRARALSAAGSSLVLCGRPSLGAGVPTKMVTYDNEGGAFAITDYLISQGHRRILYVGGPRDFSTTASRLAGFYRALDARGIERDPSLVHEGAFGRGFGYSRMRELLDQEIDFTAVFGANDLVAAGILEALEERGIRVPQDVSVVGYDDVPVASELRPRLTTVRVPLEELGREAVRLALSQSPHDAGASSDNTLTVGTHIVIRDSVSPPNKA from the coding sequence GTGACTGAGAAAAGCTCCCCCACAGATCCGATCCACGCCCGCGGCGGCAGCGGCGCCACCATTGCCGACGTTGCGCAGGCGGCAGGCGTGTCGGTGGCCACCGTTTCGAGGGCCTTGAGCGGCAACTACCCGGTGGCAAAAGCCACGCGCGAGCGCATCTTCCGGTCCGTGGCTGATCTTGGCTACGTGGCCAATGCGCATGCCCGTGCCCTCGCCGGTGCCACGACGCGCACCGTCGGAATCATCATCAACGACGTCGCCGATCCCTTCTTCGCCTACATCGCCCGCGGAGTTGAGAGGCAGGCGAGCGCAGAGGGACGCATGTGCCTTATCACCGCGACCCACGGAGACAAGGAACGCGAACTCGCACTGGTGGACCTCATGCGCGAGCAACGTACCGATGCCGTGATCCTGGTGGGTGGGGCCTCGGACGACCCCAGATACAGGAAGCAAATGGCCGACCGTGCCCGTGCACTTTCTGCGGCCGGATCATCCCTGGTTCTCTGCGGACGCCCTTCGTTGGGGGCCGGCGTCCCTACCAAAATGGTCACCTACGACAACGAAGGTGGTGCCTTCGCGATCACGGACTACCTGATCTCCCAGGGACACCGCAGGATCCTTTACGTTGGCGGCCCCCGCGATTTCTCGACGACGGCCTCTCGGCTTGCCGGCTTCTACCGCGCTCTGGATGCCCGCGGCATTGAGCGGGATCCTTCGCTGGTCCACGAGGGCGCGTTTGGCCGTGGTTTCGGATACAGCCGCATGCGCGAGCTGCTGGACCAGGAGATCGACTTCACTGCGGTCTTCGGTGCCAACGACCTCGTGGCCGCCGGCATCCTGGAGGCGCTCGAGGAACGCGGAATCCGGGTTCCCCAGGATGTCTCAGTGGTTGGCTACGACGACGTTCCGGTGGCAAGCGAGCTTCGACCGCGGCTCACCACGGTCCGCGTTCCGCTGGAAGAACTGGGTCGTGAAGCCGTGCGGTTGGCCCTGTCCCAGTCACCGCACGACGCCGGCGCCTCATCTGACAACACGCTCACGGTCGGCACCCACATAGTCATCCGGGACTCGGTTTCGCCTCCCAACAAGGCCTGA